The following proteins come from a genomic window of Pichia kudriavzevii chromosome 1, complete sequence:
- a CDS encoding uncharacterized protein (PKUD0A08810; similar to Saccharomyces cerevisiae YER151C (UBP3); ancestral locus Anc_8.202) produces the protein MIQQIPTDFSVATNAILSPQDEKLFDSFLERTQQFVVTCKSKTPNEKVVQRFPLYFGTTEDEINPHRKMALRMRRLSKDVHYNTPKSVQNQPRSNTKVSPIMNKHVQHQTMKKQVDEGITRDKPQDSTKGLPNTANPSSVPDASNKSSAPSPNLTSSSAPSSITTPTPTLTSTPVQSNLSMAEHLRLQSKSKNRPTSNERSKTPSANVKSPNISAYDTVSNEFSSALTPNLLGITLLRIMFDSKYLNIIFNKNSNPDIQLHGLQNAGNICYMNSILQFLFYCGPFSRMLDIIRDNTVREIDESKSKTPILNSLLDLQDDFKSKNSSPEKFEIINPDKFYQSISKLPRFSHLRWGQQEDAEEFLNILLDGLHEEFVESIKSLPTLEVEKLANSFNNKDITNKIIQNVDYIKDSSKENASALNNDAWNEVGSNMKTIGKRTCHVKLSPIVSLFGGQFKSVLKASNKKSSITLDPFMQVQLDISDPNTNDLIGAFEKFSQDEEVSLGSNTAKKQNFIDKLPSILIIHLKRFSFVANDEYNSENAEYEVVSSNKKNKKQQQQQQQQQQQNKPKNIFDGRIEKIHKFIKYEHSLTLPTACISAMVNEEPTYKLLGVVYHHGRSTENGHYTADELVGDKEWVRIDDINVTKIDASDAIADQNLGSNINKTAYILMYQKV, from the coding sequence atgattcaacaaattccAACTGATTTTTCAGTGGCCACAAATGCCATTCTGTCTCCACAAGACGAAAAGCTCTTTGATTCTTTCTTAGAACGCACCCAACAGTTTGTAGTCACATGTAAATCGAAAACGCCAAACGAGAAAGTCGTTCAACGCTTCCCTCTATACTTTGGTACcactgaagatgaaatcaacCCCCATAGAAAAATGGCCCTACGTATGAGAAGGTTATCCAAAGATGTTCATTACAATACACCAAAATCAGTTCAAAATCAACCTCGAAGTAATACCAAAGTTTCTCCTATTATGAATAAACATGTCCAGCATCAGACTAtgaaaaaacaagttgaCGAGGGAATAACTAGAGATAAACCCCAAGATTCAACCAAAGGTTTACCTAATACAGCAAACCCATCTAGTGTACCTGATGCATCGAATAAATCTAGTGCTCCTTCTCCTAATCTCACTTCCTCTTCAGCTCCTTCTTCCATCACAACTCCTACCCCTACTCTTACTTCGACCCCAGTTCAATCTAATTTATCAATGGCAGAGCACCTCAGACTTCAGTCGAAATCGAAGAATCGGCCTACATCTAATGAGCGTTCTAAAACTCCTTCAGCTAATGTTAAATCTCCAAATATTTCGGCTTATGACACAGTATCAAACGAATTCTCTTCTGCTTTGACACCAAACCTATTAGGTATAACGTTGTTGAGAATTATGTTCGATTCTAAATATTTGaacatcattttcaataaaaacTCAAACCCAGATATTCAGCTTCATGGTCTACAGAATGCTGGCAATATATGTTACATGAATTCAATACTTCAGTTTCTATTCTATTGTGGCCCATTTTCTAGAATGCTAGATATAATCAGAGACAATACAGTCAGAGAAATAGACGAATCAAAAAGCAAAACTCCAATCCTAAATTCCTTGTTAGATTTGCAAGATGACTTCAAATCGAAAAATTCAAGtcctgaaaaatttgagatTATTAATCCCGATAAATTCTATCAATCCATTTCAAAACTACCAAGATTTTCTCATCTACGTTGGGGCCAGCAAGAGGATGCTGAGGAATTCTTGAATATCTTGTTGGATGGATTGCATGAAGAATTTGTGGAATCGATAAAATCCTTGCCAACTCTTGAAGTGGAGAAACTGGCAAATTCTTTTAATAACAAAGATATCACGAACAAGATTATACAAAATGTCGATTACATAAAAGATTCGAGCAAGGAGAATGCTTCTGCTTTAAATAATGATGCTTGGAATGAAGTTGGTTCAAATATGAAAACAATTGGCAAAAGAACTTGTCATGTCAAATTATCACCAATTGTGTCGTTATTTGGAGGTCAGTTCAAATCCGTCTTAAAGGCATCTAATAAAAAATCTTCCATCACTTTGGATCCTTTCATGCAAGTTCAATTGGACATAAGTGATCCAAATACAAATGACCTAATTGGTGCTTTTGAGAAGTTCTCacaagatgaagaagtttcATTGGGCTCAAATACGGCTAAAAAGCaaaattttattgataaGTTACCTTCAATTTTAATAATACATTTGAAGAGATTTTCTTTCGTTGcaaatgatgaatataACTCTGAAAATGCAGAGTATGAAGTAGTTTCGAGTaataaaaagaataagaaacaacaacagcagcagcaacagcagcagcaacaaaacaaaccaaaaaatatctttgatGGCCGTATAGAGAAAATTCATAAGTTTATAAAATATGAGCATTCTCTTACACTTCCTACGGCCTGTATATCGGCAATGGTGAACGAAGAACCGACTTACAAACTGTTGGGTGTTGTGTATCACCATGGTAGATCTACGGAGAATGGTCATTACACAGCAGATGAATTAGTCGGTGATAAAGAATGGGTCAgaattgatgatatcaatGTTACAAAAATTGATGCATCAGATGCAATTGCCGATCAGAACTTGGGCTCGAATATTAACAAGACTGCCTATATATTGATGTACCAAAAGGTTTGA